The genomic window AAACCATCTGCCGTTGCTGGTTGGTTTTCGATAGAATTGCTACAAGAGGCTACATGTAACAATAAAACCAAGAGTAGGTTTAAGCGCTTTAATTTTGGGGTAAAATTTTTCATTCTATTTTAGGTTTAATAGAATAAATGTATGCCCCAATTATGAAGAAAGAAATACCGAAACTATTTCTAATACTTATTAATCAATAAGCGTTATGCTTTAGAGAATATTCGTAAAGCAAAGAAGCAATTTAAATTATAGATGAATCTTTTAATCAGATATTCTATTTAAAAAAGCTGTTACAAACTGTTCTTTTTTGCGGGAAGAGACAGGAATCTTTTTTCCGTTCTTTAAATGAATAACACCTGACTTATCATATTTATCTATGAATTTTAAATTGACCATAAAGGATTGATGTGGTCTGGTAAAATTGGCCTTAGTAAGCCGTTCTTCAAATTCTTTCAACGTTTTTGAAACCAAGTGCTTTTTACCATCATTGCAATAAAACGTGGTATAACCTTTATCAGATTCGCAATACGTAAGTTCATTTAAGTCAACAACCTGAAAACTATCTTGTAGCGAAAGTATTAATTTATCTTCTTGATTATTCCATACCTGTTTGGCAACATTGATTTGCTCTTTTTGTTCTGTTACCGATAGTTGTTTTACCTTATCTAAGGCTATCTTTAATTCTTCAACATCAACGGGCTTAAGCAGATAATCTATAGCTCCCATCTTCAGAGCTTTTAAAGCAAATTCTTCATAAGCCGTAATAAAAATTACTTTGAAATTAAGGTGCTTTGTTTGTTCTAAAAAATCGAAAGCATTACCATCGGTTAAATTAATATCTAAAAAAACAAGCTCTGGTTTACAAGCCTTAGCTACAATAACAGCCTCTTTAACAGATTCGCATTCGCCTACTACTTTTACATCTGTATCAATAAGTTCTAAAAGGTTGAGCAGACCTTTTCTTAT from Winogradskyella sp. MH6 includes these protein-coding regions:
- a CDS encoding LytR/AlgR family response regulator transcription factor encodes the protein MQAIIVEDKTYIRKGLLNLLELIDTDVKVVGECESVKEAVIVAKACKPELVFLDINLTDGNAFDFLEQTKHLNFKVIFITAYEEFALKALKMGAIDYLLKPVDVEELKIALDKVKQLSVTEQKEQINVAKQVWNNQEDKLILSLQDSFQVVDLNELTYCESDKGYTTFYCNDGKKHLVSKTLKEFEERLTKANFTRPHQSFMVNLKFIDKYDKSGVIHLKNGKKIPVSSRKKEQFVTAFLNRISD